The Arachis ipaensis cultivar K30076 chromosome B05, Araip1.1, whole genome shotgun sequence nucleotide sequence AACCTTGGATCGGTATACAAccttatcttttttcttttttaattttgtttttcaattaATGCTTGAATAATAACAGTTTACCTGCTATCAGATTCAGAAAATACAGAAGAACCATTAGACCCCGCAAAGAACAGCAGCGGCATTGGGAGTAGCACATATGTTATAGCTGCAAGAGAACAAAACACCAAATGTAATAACAAACCAGGAATGTTGTGGTCACATTAACATCTCATTCCCTTAAATCTTCAAGAAATAAATACAGAGATGCTTTATCTCACCACTTAGCATCGGCCACCAATTATTATACAAAGCACATGCCTGTCACATAACACAGATGCAACTAGGTAAGCAACAATTACTTCGTTACCAATAAGATGTGATGCATTTATTAACAATGAGAAGAACACAGACCAAAATTTGCAAGACAATTCCCCCAGAGACCAAGATTGCCAAAAAGGCAAGTTTTCCCATGCTCAGGCAAGAACGCAAATATCCTGGTAAGTCTGCCATCTCCAACTTACCTCATGTTACACGGAAAAGGGGCTGGAGCAAGAAATCTCATTACCACAATGCTATATGGATATTAAATCAGAAGAAAATACTAAATCAAAACCAATTCTAATTTCTAACAAATCTGTCATAGATAAGATGAAGGTTAAACCAACCACAGTGATATTCAAAAGTTTGGTTTTATTCTATCACAGTGCCTGCTGCATAAGCACAGAGAAAGAAAATCTAGTGATTTGAGATCAGCATCAGGTAAGTCCAATGCAATATTAAAACAAcaaaaacagcagcagcagctATGTAAATTAATGACACAACGAAGAGAACAAAGGCCATATTTTTTATGAGATAGCTAAAATGCAATATGATTTCAAACCTAATTCACCTAATAGACATTACATTGTTTCAATCACAATTTGCCATACAAGATATCACTTCTCTTTAGTACTGAACAAGTGAATGAAATTTCCACACCTTTTCACAAACAAGCCTTTGCATATCTGAAATGGTTTAAACATATAATAGCACCTAAAAATCAAAAACCCAATCCCACATATTTTTTACCctaaaatcaacaagatcaaagttGCATTAGCCAAATGATTGATTGATACCCAGAATCCATACAACAATCTGGTCTAGATGACAGTATGTTCAAATATAACTAAATTCACGGATACGAAAACCCAGAGCTAAAAGCAAAGGCCATGGAAGCAAATCCTATGAA carries:
- the LOC107642629 gene encoding vacuolar protein sorting-associated protein 55 homolog, with product MADLPGYLRSCLSMGKLAFLAILVSGGIVLQILACALYNNWWPMLSAITYVLLPMPLLFFAGSNGSSVFSESDSSWVNLAKFLTGFSTIGSIAIPSILKHSGAIGWGAFAMELSSFFVFVLAILCFMGMSDEDDYYSMI